A single window of Enterobacteriaceae bacterium ESL0689 DNA harbors:
- a CDS encoding S-type pyocin domain-containing protein has protein sequence MGNRSDCYGRGTALEGDKTTTGAECIASMSNDTEHGRRVVRVGDKTTPCPECGEVGVIVSGEPRDTNNGKIAAVDGSIVHCGCPSGTNRIIAPAGQWVGVGPNPSIAALATLIAERKAAEEERTKQRAEERDRNRVFAKSCLRGEGCNDAGKEQEPHTNFASMAFYQAIPPDDPASDNEVVQHAQSAREKKPAEEIPEPRKRGALYKWWYGNHEEIEYQRAIAAATSTANVQMALEGAFALGLTGGSAITSGTWAVKAGEMAAGLGRIAVSGPGAPIAAVMLGMMPGRLNDGEQDFIDRMRLEQMHEAPTRVRYTWEQDAKGNPVPHGWHTPPGQDMVRVRKMVWDSSRKAYTFTTEEEPRITIIWTPDSSGVNVPLNTGNQNPVRIPNPVVVDPLPEDTRIEATTTPVAEEKHFADYILILPLPNIPPVYVYLNSVLKGKYAEEAARKLGYDRRISADKVPFNSHGQPAFFNGKDYITPDVDGHNVSYGWKKISKKGVRLGTYDKDLNRIKG, from the coding sequence ATGGGAAATCGATCTGACTGTTATGGAAGAGGAACAGCACTGGAGGGTGATAAAACAACTACGGGTGCTGAATGTATCGCCTCTATGTCCAATGATACTGAACATGGACGGAGGGTGGTTCGTGTTGGGGATAAAACAACCCCCTGTCCTGAATGTGGTGAGGTAGGGGTTATCGTATCCGGTGAACCCCGTGATACCAATAATGGTAAAATAGCGGCGGTGGATGGTTCAATCGTGCACTGTGGCTGTCCTTCCGGAACTAACCGAATTATCGCACCCGCAGGACAATGGGTTGGCGTGGGCCCGAATCCTTCTATTGCAGCCCTTGCAACCCTGATTGCTGAACGTAAGGCCGCAGAAGAAGAAAGAACTAAACAACGGGCTGAAGAACGTGACCGTAATCGGGTATTCGCCAAATCCTGCCTTCGTGGCGAGGGTTGTAATGACGCCGGGAAAGAGCAGGAACCCCACACTAATTTTGCATCAATGGCATTTTATCAGGCGATTCCACCTGACGATCCAGCTTCGGATAATGAAGTAGTCCAGCACGCTCAGTCTGCGAGGGAAAAAAAACCGGCAGAGGAAATTCCGGAACCCAGGAAACGAGGTGCGTTGTATAAATGGTGGTACGGTAATCATGAAGAAATCGAATACCAGCGGGCAATAGCCGCAGCGACGAGTACTGCTAATGTTCAAATGGCGCTTGAAGGTGCCTTCGCGCTTGGACTGACAGGTGGAAGTGCCATTACGTCAGGAACGTGGGCGGTAAAAGCGGGTGAGATGGCTGCAGGACTCGGAAGGATTGCTGTCAGCGGCCCCGGCGCCCCCATCGCAGCCGTTATGTTGGGGATGATGCCCGGCAGGCTCAATGACGGCGAACAGGACTTTATTGACCGGATGCGTCTGGAACAGATGCATGAAGCCCCCACACGTGTGCGTTATACATGGGAACAGGATGCTAAAGGTAACCCGGTTCCTCATGGCTGGCATACCCCACCGGGTCAGGATATGGTGCGTGTACGTAAAATGGTGTGGGACAGCAGCCGAAAGGCGTATACATTCACCACAGAGGAAGAGCCGCGTATCACCATCATCTGGACGCCAGACAGTTCAGGGGTCAATGTTCCGTTGAATACAGGCAACCAGAACCCGGTAAGGATACCCAATCCGGTGGTGGTTGATCCGCTGCCGGAAGATACCCGAATTGAGGCAACGACCACTCCGGTAGCGGAAGAGAAGCATTTTGCGGATTATATTCTTATTCTGCCATTGCCGAATATTCCGCCAGTTTATGTTTATTTAAATTCTGTACTGAAGGGAAAATATGCGGAAGAAGCAGCCAGAAAGCTTGGTTATGATCGCCGGATTTCAGCGGATAAAGTGCCATTTAATTCTCACGGACAGCCAGCATTCTTTAATGGAAAAGATTATATAACTCCTGATGTTGATGGACACAACGTATCTTATGGTTGGAAAAAAATCAGTAAAAAAGGTGTTCGTTTAGGTACATATGACAAAGATTTAAATAGAATAAAGGGATAA
- the typA gene encoding ribosome-dependent GTPase TypA has protein sequence MIEKLRNIAIIAHVDHGKTTLVDKLLQQSGTFDARAETQERVMDSNDLEKERGITILAKNTAIKWNDYRINIVDTPGHADFGGEVERVMSMVDSVLLVVDAFDGPMPQTRFVTKKAFAHGLKPIVVINKVDRPGARPDWVVDQVFDLFVNLDATDEQLDFPIVYASALNGIAGLDHDNMAEDMTPLYQAIVDYVPAPNVDLDGPFQMQISQLDYNNYVGVIGIGRIKRGKIKPNQQVTIVDSEGKTRNGKVGKVLTHLGLERIDSDVAQAGDIIAITGLGDLNISDTICDPQQVEALPALTVDEPTVSMFFCVNTSPFCGKEGKYVTSRQILERLQKELIHNVALRVEETEDADAFRVSGRGELHLSVLIENMRREGFEMAVSRPKVIFREIDDRKQEPFENVTLDVEEQHQGSVMQALGERKGDLKNMHPDGKGRVRLDYVIPSRGLIGFRSEFMTMTSGTGLLYSTFSHYDDVRSGEIGQRQNGVLISNGQGKAVAFALFGLQDRGKLFLGHGAEVYEGQIIGIHSRSNDLTVNCLTGKKLTNMRASGTDEATVLVPPVKMTLEQALEFIDDDELVEVTPVSIRIRKRHLTENDRRRANRGTKEE, from the coding sequence GTGATCGAAAAACTGCGTAATATCGCCATCATCGCGCATGTTGACCATGGGAAAACGACCCTGGTTGATAAGCTGCTACAACAATCTGGTACGTTTGATGCGCGTGCCGAAACGCAAGAGCGTGTGATGGACTCCAACGATTTGGAGAAAGAGCGTGGAATTACTATCCTCGCGAAAAATACTGCCATCAAATGGAATGATTATCGTATCAATATTGTCGATACCCCTGGGCATGCTGACTTCGGTGGTGAAGTTGAGCGGGTGATGTCTATGGTTGACTCGGTATTGCTGGTGGTTGATGCCTTTGATGGCCCGATGCCACAAACCCGTTTTGTGACCAAAAAAGCGTTTGCCCATGGCCTGAAGCCGATTGTGGTCATCAATAAAGTTGACCGTCCTGGCGCACGTCCGGACTGGGTTGTTGATCAGGTATTCGACCTGTTTGTGAATCTTGATGCCACTGATGAACAGCTGGATTTCCCGATCGTTTACGCTTCTGCGCTGAACGGTATCGCGGGTCTTGACCACGACAATATGGCAGAAGACATGACGCCGCTGTATCAGGCGATTGTTGATTATGTCCCAGCACCCAATGTTGATCTCGATGGCCCATTCCAGATGCAGATTTCGCAGCTGGATTACAATAACTATGTCGGGGTTATCGGCATTGGTCGCATTAAGCGCGGTAAAATTAAGCCCAATCAACAAGTCACTATTGTCGATAGCGAAGGCAAAACGCGCAATGGTAAGGTAGGTAAAGTGCTGACCCACCTCGGGCTGGAACGTATCGATAGCGATGTCGCGCAAGCTGGCGATATCATTGCGATTACCGGTTTGGGCGATCTGAATATCTCCGACACAATTTGTGATCCACAACAGGTGGAAGCGTTACCCGCGCTGACGGTAGACGAGCCGACAGTCAGCATGTTCTTCTGTGTGAACACCTCGCCATTCTGTGGCAAAGAGGGTAAATACGTCACTTCCCGTCAGATCCTTGAGCGTTTGCAAAAAGAGCTGATACACAACGTCGCACTGCGTGTTGAAGAAACGGAAGATGCAGATGCGTTTCGTGTCTCCGGACGCGGTGAACTGCATTTGTCTGTCCTGATTGAAAACATGCGCCGTGAAGGTTTCGAAATGGCGGTTTCTCGCCCGAAAGTTATCTTCCGTGAAATAGATGACCGTAAACAGGAACCTTTTGAAAATGTCACGCTGGATGTTGAAGAGCAGCATCAGGGATCGGTGATGCAGGCGCTGGGCGAGCGTAAAGGTGACCTGAAAAATATGCATCCTGATGGCAAAGGTCGCGTGCGTCTTGACTATGTGATCCCAAGCCGTGGTCTGATTGGTTTTCGTTCCGAGTTTATGACCATGACTTCCGGTACAGGTCTGCTGTATTCCACTTTCAGTCATTATGACGATGTGCGTTCAGGTGAAATAGGCCAGCGCCAGAATGGTGTGCTGATTTCTAACGGTCAGGGAAAAGCGGTTGCCTTTGCACTGTTTGGCCTGCAGGATCGCGGCAAGTTATTCCTCGGCCATGGCGCTGAAGTGTATGAAGGCCAGATTATCGGCATTCACAGCCGCTCTAATGACCTGACGGTCAACTGTCTGACCGGTAAAAAGCTGACCAATATGCGGGCATCCGGTACGGATGAAGCAACGGTTCTGGTTCCGCCGGTTAAGATGACGCTGGAACAGGCGCTGGAATTTATTGATGACGATGAACTGGTAGAGGTCACACCGGTTTCTATCCGTATCCGTAAACGTCATCTGACAGAAAATGATCGCCGCCGCGCGAATCGTGGTACTAAAGAGGAATAA
- the glnA gene encoding glutamate--ammonia ligase, which produces MSAEHVLTMLDEHDVKFVDLRFTDTKGKEQHVTIPAHQINADFFEEGKMFDGSSIGGWKGINESDMVLMPDTTTAMLDPFYEEPTLIIRCDILEPGTLQGYDRDPRSIAKRAEEYLRATGLADTVLFGPEPEFFLFDDIRFGSSISGSHVAIDDIEGAWNSDTKYEGGNKGHRPGVKGGYFPVPPVDSSQDIRSTMCMIMEEMGLVVEAHHHEVATAGQNEIATRFNTMTKKADEIQIYKYIVHNVAHRFGKTATFMPKPMFGDNGSGMHCHMSLSKNGVNLFSGDKYAGLSELALYYIGGVIKHAKAINALSNPTTNSYKRLVPGYEAPVMLAYSARNRSASIRIPVVTSPKARRIEVRFPDPAANPYLCFAALLMAGLDGIKNKIHPGDAMDKNLYDLPPEEAKEIPQVAGSLEEALHALNNDREFLTAGGVFTNETINAYIALRTAENDRVRMTPHPVEFELYYSV; this is translated from the coding sequence ATGTCCGCTGAACACGTTTTGACCATGCTAGACGAGCACGATGTAAAATTTGTCGATTTACGTTTTACCGATACCAAAGGTAAAGAACAGCACGTTACGATCCCTGCTCATCAGATCAATGCTGATTTCTTTGAAGAAGGTAAAATGTTCGATGGCTCTTCCATCGGCGGCTGGAAAGGTATCAATGAATCTGACATGGTTCTGATGCCAGATACAACAACCGCAATGCTCGATCCTTTCTATGAAGAACCGACGCTGATTATTCGCTGCGATATTCTGGAACCCGGTACGTTACAAGGTTATGACCGTGATCCTCGCTCTATCGCGAAACGGGCAGAAGAGTATCTGCGTGCTACCGGTTTAGCGGATACCGTTCTGTTCGGGCCTGAACCTGAATTTTTCCTGTTTGACGATATCCGTTTCGGTTCCTCCATCTCCGGTTCTCATGTTGCTATTGATGATATCGAAGGGGCGTGGAACTCAGATACCAAATATGAAGGCGGCAACAAAGGCCACCGACCGGGTGTGAAAGGCGGCTACTTCCCGGTTCCTCCCGTTGACTCTTCTCAGGATATCCGCTCTACCATGTGTATGATTATGGAAGAGATGGGACTGGTGGTAGAGGCGCACCATCACGAAGTGGCTACCGCTGGCCAGAATGAAATCGCGACACGTTTCAATACGATGACCAAAAAAGCGGACGAAATTCAGATCTATAAATATATCGTGCATAACGTTGCTCACCGCTTTGGTAAAACCGCCACCTTTATGCCTAAGCCGATGTTTGGTGATAATGGTTCGGGTATGCACTGCCACATGTCACTCTCAAAGAATGGTGTCAACCTGTTCTCTGGTGATAAATATGCCGGACTCTCTGAGCTGGCACTGTACTATATTGGTGGCGTTATCAAACACGCCAAAGCGATCAATGCGCTATCTAACCCAACGACCAACTCCTATAAACGTCTGGTGCCAGGTTATGAAGCCCCGGTTATGCTGGCTTACTCTGCCCGTAACCGTTCCGCCTCCATCCGTATTCCGGTAGTGACTTCACCAAAAGCCCGCCGTATTGAAGTGCGCTTCCCGGACCCGGCAGCCAACCCTTATCTGTGCTTCGCGGCGCTGCTGATGGCGGGACTGGATGGCATTAAAAATAAAATTCATCCTGGCGATGCTATGGACAAAAACCTTTACGATTTACCGCCAGAAGAGGCGAAAGAGATCCCACAAGTGGCAGGATCGCTGGAAGAAGCCCTGCACGCACTGAATAACGATCGCGAGTTCCTGACCGCCGGTGGTGTATTCACCAATGAGACGATTAATGCTTACATCGCTCTGCGTACTGCAGAAAATGATCGGGTACGTATGACGCCCCATCCGGTCGAGTTTGAGCTGTACTATAGCGTCTGA
- a CDS encoding colicin E3-like toxin immunity protein codes for MGLKLRLQWFDKLTELEVGKEYSIDFGDDANVMTDDLGLPTKDIVNNGSFELKSDWVKHLQPYFTHHIDLLSYEYFISFDYRDKWSL; via the coding sequence ATGGGCCTAAAATTAAGACTACAATGGTTCGATAAGCTAACAGAATTGGAAGTAGGTAAGGAATATTCTATTGATTTTGGTGATGATGCCAATGTCATGACTGATGACTTAGGTTTACCAACAAAAGACATTGTAAATAATGGTTCTTTTGAGTTAAAAAGTGATTGGGTCAAGCATTTACAACCTTATTTCACACATCATATTGATTTATTATCCTATGAGTATTTTATTTCATTTGATTATCGAGATAAATGGTCGTTATAG
- a CDS encoding S-type pyocin domain-containing protein → MMPGRLNDGEQDFIDRLRLEQMHEAPTRVRYTWEDDSHGNPVPHGWHTPPGQDMVRVRKMAWDSSRKAYTFTTEEEPHITIIWTPDSSGVNVPLNTGNRNPVRIPNPVVVDPLLENTRIGATTTPAAEEKHFADYILILPVSNIPPIYVYLRNNPGQVTGKGQKVSGIWLSDANTGNGSPIPGQIADKLRGRTFANFDQFRKAFWLEVSEDPELSGQFKPHNQTNVRNGNSPFTREVDRAGGRERYEIHHIIPISKGGDVYNVDNMGVTTPKRHIEIHSIRQGR, encoded by the coding sequence ATGATGCCCGGCAGGCTCAATGACGGCGAACAGGACTTTATTGACCGGTTGAGACTGGAGCAGATGCATGAAGCGCCCACACGTGTGCGTTATACATGGGAAGATGACAGCCACGGTAACCCGGTTCCTCATGGCTGGCATACGCCACCGGGTCAGGATATGGTGCGTGTGCGTAAAATGGCGTGGGACAGCAGCCGAAAAGCGTATACGTTCACCACAGAGGAAGAGCCGCATATTACCATCATCTGGACGCCAGACAGTTCAGGTGTCAATGTTCCTTTAAATACAGGTAACCGGAACCCGGTAAGGATACCCAATCCGGTTGTGGTTGATCCGCTGCTGGAAAATACCCGTATTGGAGCTACAACTACCCCGGCAGCGGAAGAGAAGCATTTTGCGGATTATATTCTTATTCTGCCAGTATCGAATATTCCGCCGATTTATGTTTATCTACGAAATAATCCTGGACAGGTTACTGGTAAAGGTCAAAAGGTCAGCGGGATATGGTTGTCGGATGCCAATACCGGTAATGGTTCCCCGATTCCAGGTCAGATAGCAGATAAACTACGAGGCCGAACGTTTGCGAACTTTGACCAGTTCCGCAAGGCATTTTGGTTAGAGGTTTCAGAAGATCCTGAATTATCAGGACAATTTAAACCTCATAACCAGACTAATGTCCGCAATGGTAATTCACCTTTTACACGCGAAGTAGATCGTGCTGGAGGAAGAGAACGCTATGAAATTCATCATATTATTCCAATAAGTAAAGGTGGAGACGTTTATAACGTTGATAATATGGGAGTAACCACTCCGAAGCGTCATATCGAAATTCATTCAATAAGGCAGGGTAGATAA
- a CDS encoding bacteriocin immunity protein, with protein MSDKKTLSDYSESEFLDLVRKICRAEGPTEEDDNRRVREFRRLAEHPSGSDLIFYPEDGKDDSPEGIVQEVKQWRQVNGKPGFREC; from the coding sequence ATGAGTGATAAAAAAACATTATCCGACTATTCAGAAAGCGAATTTTTAGATTTAGTTCGTAAAATCTGCAGAGCAGAGGGGCCAACAGAAGAGGACGATAATCGCCGAGTCAGGGAGTTCAGGCGACTTGCTGAACATCCATCAGGCTCCGACCTTATCTTCTACCCAGAGGATGGGAAGGATGACAGCCCCGAAGGTATTGTTCAGGAAGTAAAGCAATGGCGTCAGGTTAATGGTAAACCGGGCTTTAGAGAGTGTTAG
- a CDS encoding DUF6392 family protein, translated as MTVNIDALINCLGRTYQELIDNELITYKSPPAGSSGDPDLSLDMAKEGLFLSFKRDGRILQAIVVKIQNDKAKNWIFPNKLPEPLQRSMSREWVHENIGVPLRSSPPKVVMRRAFGWTDLYEIQNRPIPTMMQISYDTADQVRSVTFLPASDLRW; from the coding sequence ATGACGGTGAATATTGATGCTTTAATAAACTGTTTAGGAAGAACATATCAGGAACTTATTGATAATGAATTGATCACCTACAAAAGCCCTCCTGCAGGCTCATCCGGGGATCCTGACTTAAGTCTTGATATGGCAAAAGAAGGTCTTTTCTTGTCCTTCAAGCGGGATGGTCGGATCTTGCAGGCTATTGTCGTTAAAATCCAGAATGACAAGGCTAAAAACTGGATATTTCCAAATAAATTACCAGAGCCATTACAGAGAAGCATGTCGAGGGAATGGGTTCATGAAAATATAGGTGTGCCATTAAGAAGCAGTCCTCCAAAGGTAGTTATGCGACGAGCTTTTGGCTGGACAGATCTTTATGAAATCCAAAATCGGCCAATACCTACAATGATGCAGATAAGCTATGACACAGCAGATCAAGTCAGGTCTGTGACATTTCTCCCTGCTTCAGACCTCCGCTGGTAG
- a CDS encoding colicin E3-like toxin immunity protein has product MSYKMRLQWFNKQTAEGEGKKFSDVLDNNVYFLDKIGLSNELQIYDGVYDVIVEWLPYIQPYFQHQLDLQRYNYQLAFRPV; this is encoded by the coding sequence ATGTCTTATAAAATGAGACTACAGTGGTTTAATAAGCAAACCGCTGAAGGGGAAGGAAAGAAATTTTCAGATGTTTTAGATAATAATGTTTATTTTTTGGATAAAATTGGTCTATCTAACGAGCTTCAGATCTATGATGGTGTATATGATGTAATAGTAGAATGGTTGCCATATATACAACCGTACTTTCAGCATCAACTGGATTTGCAACGATATAATTATCAGCTGGCTTTTCGACCTGTTTGA
- a CDS encoding bacteriocin immunity protein — MKEISDYTEGDFLYFFRKLFDVGSTTEAEDIQNILEFKRLTEHPDGSDLIYYPSEDSPEGVVQEVKEWYQANGKPGFREC, encoded by the coding sequence ATGAAAGAAATTAGTGATTATACAGAGGGTGATTTTTTATATTTTTTCCGTAAGTTATTTGATGTCGGTAGCACTACAGAAGCTGAAGATATCCAAAATATCCTTGAGTTTAAACGGTTGACTGAACATCCTGATGGCTCGGATCTTATTTACTATCCGAGTGAAGATAGTCCCGAAGGCGTTGTTCAGGAAGTCAAAGAATGGTATCAGGCGAATGGTAAACCGGGCTTTAGAGAGTGTTAG
- a CDS encoding DUF6392 family protein, translating into MTINIETLIRCLGQTYHEMVDQDIIPYKTKPSGEYGDPDLNLDMDKEGVFLSFKRDGMILQEITLRIQRDGIKGWIFPNDLPTPLKAEMSRQWMHDTFGEPDKEAPPRKVANKSFGWTERYTIEDFHMPITMQVSYDLDDMVKKITFLPTSALRW; encoded by the coding sequence ATGACAATAAATATTGAGACATTGATCCGTTGCTTAGGCCAAACGTATCACGAAATGGTTGATCAGGACATTATACCATATAAAACAAAACCTTCTGGAGAATATGGAGATCCTGACCTTAATCTTGATATGGACAAAGAGGGAGTGTTTCTTTCTTTCAAACGAGATGGGATGATCCTTCAGGAAATAACGTTACGAATTCAGCGGGATGGTATAAAAGGGTGGATTTTCCCTAATGATTTACCTACACCACTCAAAGCAGAAATGTCACGACAGTGGATGCATGACACCTTCGGGGAACCAGATAAAGAGGCTCCGCCACGTAAGGTAGCAAACAAATCCTTTGGATGGACTGAACGGTATACTATAGAGGATTTTCATATGCCTATAACAATGCAAGTCAGCTATGATCTGGACGATATGGTAAAAAAAATAACTTTTCTCCCAACTTCAGCCCTTCGTTGGTAG
- a CDS encoding DUF6392 family protein: MTVNIDALINCLGKSYQELIDSELIVYKSPPKGTSGSPVLSLDMGREGVFLSFWRDGRILKAITLTIQDDDISNWIFPNDLPVPLQKKMTRSWVHENIGVPLRSSPPKVVMRRAFGWTDLYEIQNRPIPTMMQINYDIADQVRSVTFLLASDLRW; this comes from the coding sequence ATGACAGTAAATATTGATGCTTTAATTAATTGTTTAGGGAAAAGCTATCAGGAACTTATTGATTCTGAGTTAATCGTATATAAATCACCTCCGAAAGGAACTTCAGGTTCTCCTGTTCTTAGTTTGGACATGGGACGTGAGGGCGTATTTTTATCCTTCTGGCGTGACGGGAGAATTTTAAAAGCTATAACACTTACTATTCAGGATGATGATATTTCTAATTGGATATTTCCAAACGATCTTCCCGTTCCATTACAAAAAAAAATGACCCGCTCATGGGTTCATGAAAATATAGGTGTGCCATTAAGAAGCAGTCCTCCAAAGGTAGTTATGCGGCGAGCTTTTGGCTGGACAGATCTTTATGAAATCCAAAACCGACCAATACCTACAATGATGCAGATAAACTATGACATAGCAGATCAAGTCAGGTCTGTGACTTTTCTCCTTGCTTCAGACCTTCGCTGGTAG
- a CDS encoding S-type pyocin domain-containing protein — protein MLGMMTGRPNDGEQDFIDRMRLEQMHEAPTRVRYTWEQDAKGNPVPHGWHTPPGQDMVRVRKMAWDSSRKAYTFTTEEEPRITIIWTPESSGVNVPLNTGNRNPVRIPNPVMVDPLPEDTRIEATTTPAPEEKHFADYILILPLPNIPPVYIYLSKPPVEFLEVELYSDFIRRSRQGKYEADHMPSRAAVEAYLSELYPELAPKDISKLSDDVASIVIPKKVHQQISETYGGRNTSTQIELDSKNLRAALDRNLDAIKPALKEHGATESQIEAARLKMHKLNSEMGLYK, from the coding sequence ATGTTGGGAATGATGACCGGCAGGCCGAATGACGGCGAACAGGACTTTATCGATCGGATGCGTCTGGAACAGATGCATGAAGCCCCCACACGTGTGCGTTATACATGGGAACAGGATGCTAAAGGTAACCCGGTTCCTCATGGCTGGCACACCCCACCGGGTCAGGATATGGTGCGTGTACGTAAAATGGCGTGGGACAGTAGCCGAAAGGCATATACGTTCACCACAGAGGAAGAGCCGCGTATCACCATCATCTGGACGCCAGAGAGTTCAGGTGTCAATGTTCCTTTAAATACAGGCAACCGGAACCCGGTAAGGATACCGAATCCGGTTATGGTTGATCCGCTGCCGGAAGATACCCGTATTGAGGCTACAACCACTCCGGCCCCGGAAGAGAAGCATTTTGCGGATTATATTCTTATTCTGCCATTGCCGAATATTCCGCCGGTTTATATATACCTGAGCAAACCACCTGTTGAGTTTTTGGAGGTTGAGCTTTACAGTGATTTTATTCGGCGCTCAAGGCAGGGAAAATATGAGGCAGATCATATGCCATCCAGAGCGGCTGTTGAAGCATATCTGTCTGAACTATATCCCGAACTTGCACCTAAGGATATAAGTAAACTATCTGATGATGTTGCCTCAATTGTGATTCCTAAAAAAGTGCATCAACAGATCAGTGAAACCTACGGTGGGCGTAACACATCTACACAAATTGAACTGGACTCAAAAAATCTCAGAGCTGCCCTTGACCGCAATCTGGATGCCATTAAACCTGCTTTAAAAGAGCATGGGGCAACAGAAAGCCAGATAGAAGCGGCAAGGTTGAAAATGCATAAGCTAAACAGTGAGATGGGGTTGTATAAATGA
- a CDS encoding S-type pyocin domain-containing protein — protein sequence MALTGNQNPVRIPNPVVVDPLPEATRIEATTTPAAEEKHFADYILILPLPNIPPVYIYLSKPPVEFLEVELYSDFIRRSRQGKYEADHMPSKAAVKAYLKAHYPDMTPEDIELASQDVAAIVIPKKVHQQISETYGGRNTSTQIELDSKNLRTALDCNLDAIKPALKEHGATESQIEAARAKMHKLNSEMGLYK from the coding sequence ATTGCTCTAACAGGCAACCAGAACCCGGTAAGGATACCCAATCCGGTTGTGGTTGATCCGCTGCCGGAAGCTACCCGTATTGAGGCTACAACCACTCCGGCAGCGGAAGAGAAGCATTTTGCGGATTATATTCTTATTCTGCCATTGCCGAATATTCCGCCGGTTTATATATACCTGAGCAAACCACCTGTTGAGTTTTTGGAGGTTGAGCTTTACAGTGATTTTATTCGGCGCTCAAGGCAGGGAAAATATGAGGCAGATCATATGCCATCGAAAGCAGCAGTTAAGGCATATCTGAAAGCACATTACCCTGATATGACACCTGAAGATATTGAGCTTGCTTCTCAGGATGTTGCTGCAATAGTGATACCTAAAAAGGTACATCAGCAAATCAGCGAAACCTACGGTGGGCGTAACACATCTACACAAATTGAACTGGACTCAAAAAATCTCAGGACTGCTCTTGACTGTAATCTGGATGCCATTAAACCCGCTTTAAAAGAACATGGGGCAACAGAAAGTCAGATAGAAGCTGCAAGGGCGAAAATGCATAAACTAAACAGTGAAATGGGATTATATAAATGA